In one window of Caballeronia sp. TF1N1 DNA:
- a CDS encoding methyl-accepting chemotaxis protein — translation MNWFDRLSVFGKLVLSFAVVIVFTACVGVTGVVSLAKMNSLIGEIGAKHMDGLYWVEEANKHKLNTDLAAANLTFADDAGKAKLKEGMTASLASMHQALDNLRPTMTTTDGRALYDSAAQAIAGWEDIVHMQIGTKPMPTDVDQMGLIARAIDASEKARASLERLADFKRERATGARNNAASEYQTMRVVMLALVLGAMAAGGLLAVLIGRRLSAQLGGEPGYAAQIANRIAEGDLTARVQTRPGDDSSMLHSLGNMSVKLAEIVGGIRHSSESILFASREIAQGNTDLSQRTEEQAASLEETASSMEQLTATVRQNASNADEASGLARGASDVSTRGSELVGEVVDNMRELAAGSKRMTDIIAVIEGIAFQTNILALNAAVEAARAGEEGRGFAVVAGEVRSLAQRSAMSAKEIKELIEASTARVDSGAAIAERAGSTMAEVTEAVQRVTDIMAQISAASHEQSAGIEQVNRAVAQMDQVTQQNAALVEQAAAAAGAMADQAEQLKGAVAVFELDGRG, via the coding sequence ATGAACTGGTTTGACCGCCTTTCCGTGTTTGGCAAGCTCGTGCTGTCATTCGCGGTGGTGATTGTATTTACCGCATGCGTGGGCGTGACCGGCGTCGTATCGCTGGCGAAGATGAACAGCTTGATCGGCGAGATCGGCGCGAAACACATGGACGGCCTTTACTGGGTCGAGGAAGCCAACAAGCACAAGCTGAACACCGACCTCGCCGCCGCGAATCTCACCTTCGCCGACGATGCCGGCAAGGCGAAGCTCAAGGAGGGCATGACCGCCTCGCTCGCAAGCATGCATCAGGCGCTCGACAACCTGCGCCCCACGATGACGACGACGGATGGCCGCGCGCTCTACGACTCGGCGGCGCAGGCTATCGCCGGATGGGAAGACATCGTGCATATGCAGATCGGCACGAAACCCATGCCGACGGACGTCGATCAGATGGGTCTCATCGCCCGTGCGATCGATGCCAGCGAGAAAGCGCGCGCATCGCTCGAACGTCTCGCCGACTTCAAGCGTGAGCGCGCAACCGGCGCACGCAACAACGCGGCGTCCGAATACCAGACGATGCGCGTCGTGATGCTCGCACTCGTGCTCGGCGCGATGGCGGCCGGCGGCTTGCTCGCGGTCTTGATCGGCAGGCGGCTGTCGGCGCAGCTCGGCGGCGAGCCGGGCTATGCGGCGCAAATTGCGAACCGTATCGCGGAAGGCGATCTGACGGCGCGCGTGCAAACGCGTCCGGGCGACGACAGCAGCATGCTTCACAGCCTCGGCAACATGAGCGTGAAGCTGGCGGAGATCGTCGGCGGCATCCGGCATTCGAGCGAATCGATTCTGTTCGCATCGCGTGAAATCGCACAAGGCAACACCGACTTGTCGCAACGCACGGAAGAGCAGGCGGCGTCGCTGGAAGAAACCGCGTCGAGCATGGAGCAGCTCACTGCGACCGTGCGTCAGAACGCCAGCAACGCCGATGAAGCCAGCGGCCTGGCGCGCGGCGCATCGGATGTCTCGACGCGCGGCAGCGAACTCGTCGGCGAAGTGGTGGACAACATGCGCGAACTCGCGGCGGGCTCGAAGCGAATGACGGACATCATCGCGGTGATCGAAGGCATCGCGTTTCAGACTAATATCCTGGCGCTGAATGCCGCTGTCGAAGCGGCGCGCGCGGGCGAGGAAGGACGCGGTTTCGCGGTCGTCGCCGGTGAAGTGCGTTCGCTTGCGCAACGCAGCGCGATGTCGGCGAAGGAGATCAAGGAACTGATCGAAGCGTCGACGGCGCGGGTGGACAGCGGCGCGGCGATCGCCGAGCGCGCGGGTTCGACCATGGCCGAAGTGACGGAAGCCGTGCAGCGCGTGACGGACATCATGGCGCAGATTTCGGCGGCCTCGCACGAGCAGAGCGCGGGCATCGAACAGGTGAATCGCGCGGTGGCGCAAATGGACCAGGTGACGCAGCAGAACGCGGCGTTGGTCGAGCAAGCGGCGGCCGCTGCGGGCGCGATGGCCGATCAGGCCGAGCAACTGAAGGGCGCGGTCGCGGTGTTCGAACTGGACGGGCGCGGGTAA